The Coregonus clupeaformis isolate EN_2021a chromosome 20, ASM2061545v1, whole genome shotgun sequence genome contains a region encoding:
- the LOC121554019 gene encoding transcription elongation factor 1 homolog gives MGRRKSKRKPPPKKKLTGNLDTQFTCPFCNHEKSCDVKMERTRNTGIISCTVCLEEFQTPITYLSEPVDVYSDWIDACEAANQ, from the exons ATGGGTCGCCGCAAGTCCAAGCGAAAGCCCCCTCCAAAGAAGAAGCTTACTGGAAATTTGGACACTCAATTCACCTGTCCATTCTGCAATCACGAAAAGTCCTGTGATGTGAAAAT GGAAAGGACCAGAAATACTGGGATAATATCATGCACAGTTTGCCTGGAGGAGTTCCAAACCCCCATTACCT ATCTGTCAGAGCCTGTGGATGTGTACAGTGATTGGATAGACGCTTGTGAAGCAGCCAATCAGTAG
- the pld6 gene encoding mitochondrial cardiolipin hydrolase, with the protein MSVVQMVKIVGLGAVALTLSVKWLGWLLCRLWPRKISRGPLKEVFFFPTEVACTERLFTPDSPFPCPCPLPHNVNTSFTRLLGHILSASSSLDLCVFAFTNLDLSRAVLALHTRGIPIRILTDMDYTLITGSQIGAIRRAGICVRCDSGAVHMHHKFAVVDSRRLITGSLNWTLTAIQSNKENILVTEEPDLVLPFITEFQRLWDVNDPARRNLPSIAEKAASLVLYRD; encoded by the exons ATGTCAGTGGTTCAGATGGTGAAGATTGTGGGTCTGGGGGCTGTGGCCCTCACTCTCAGTGTGAAGTGGTTGGGCTGGCTCCTCTGTCGCCTCTGGCCCCGGAAAATATCCCGGGGGCCCCTGAAAGAAGTGTTCTTTTTCCCCACGGAGGTCGCCTGCACGGAGCGTCTCTTCACTCCTGACTCACCATT CCCCTGCCCCTGTCCCTTACCCCACAACGTCAACACCTCCTTCACCCGTCTCCTGGGCCACATCCTGTCTGCCTCCTCCTCCCTGGACCTGTGTGTGTTCGCCTTCACCAACCTGGACCTGAGCCGGGCCGTGCTGGCCCTCCACACCAGGGGCATCCCCATCCGTATCCTCACTGACATGGACTACACCCTCATCACCGGCTCCCAGATAGGGGCCATCCGCAGAGCAG GCATCTGTGTGAGGTGTGACTCCGGCGCCGTCCACATGCACCACAAGTTTGCCGTGGTGGACAGCCGGCGCCTGATCACCGGCTCCCTGAACTGGACCCTGACAGCCATCCAGAGCAACAAGGAGAACATCCTGGTCACGGAGGAACCAGACCTGGTCCTGCCTTTCATCACTGAGTTCCAGAGGCTCTGGGACGTCAATGACCCGGCTAGGAGAAACCTGCCATCAATCGCTGAGAAAGCTGCTAGTTTAGTACTATATAGAGACTGA